One genomic region from Cydia strobilella chromosome 27, ilCydStro3.1, whole genome shotgun sequence encodes:
- the LOC134753509 gene encoding zinc finger protein 142-like, producing MTDNEEMMSENDLTDNEETSENELSEKEDATENNEVKSEKTVLERDEITIEKEDMMSMFASVWVKVEVEEEAREEELQIHECPERPKRKHRSKKHLKNLFCDQCDYRTAYKNCLELHILSHKQGKGFACHVCDYKSKYPTALQRHIAIRHYEMNGDTPMDNGKPLPLHQCPDCDYKTFYKWNLNSHKRKHKLIKQFKCPSPDCNFETAYRHNYIKHSKVHKESVAFKCDKCPFTTRFEGHITRHLAKIHNEVTEKANKCELCDFSTKTRWRLKIHVNRMKKEQALKCSFCEFETFYTCAYKKHKVDHYNEIYINPKRTKNTLSSEQQDINESQDKIQETPEIDLTFHNYIPNEPENHNKYNLDPNCVDWNNIQVLETDDKERPFQCHMCAYTSKFKASVQRHFQRHHTGSHNRPYKCVNCDFSTKTKDQIALHNKRSVSDIRLFCNICKFQTSYKCQFVMHQKCHYAYKCTACNYSCKHKYELQRHYGIMHLGNGIKCRFCEYKASRKDSVLCHETIHTGMKPFKCEYCDYTSIRKSLLDNHVKRYHSDIKKDITIVSESKIQSLKIPLVLRESTDLCKENQDHGEPKE from the exons ATGACAGATAATGAAGAAATGATGTCTGAAAATGATTTAACTGATAATGAAGAAACTTCAGAAAATGAGTTATCAGAAAAGGAAGATGCAACAGAGAATAATGAAGTAAAGTCAGAGAAGACCGTGTTAGAGAGGGATGAAATTACGATAGAGAAGGAAGATATGATGAGCATGTTCGCCAGTGTGTGGGTGAAGGTCGAGGTGGAGGAGGAAGCGAGAGAGGAAGAGTTGCAGATACATGAATGTCCAGAAAG ACCAAAACGTAAGCACCGTTCAAAGAAACACCTAAAAAACCTGTTCTGCGACCAATGTGACTACCGGACAGCCTACAAAAACTGCCTAGAACTTCATATACTCAGCCACAAACAGGGCAAGGGCTTCGCCTGCCATGTCTGCGACTACAAGTCTAAATACCCAACCGCCTTACAACGGCACATCGCCATCCGACACTATGAGATGAACGGAGACACCCCCATGGACAACGGTAAGCCTCTACCCCTACACCAGTGCCCCGACTGTGACTACAAAACCTTCTACAAGTGGAACCTAAACAGCCACAAGCGGAAACATAAGCTTATCAAACAGTTTAAATGCCCGTCCCCCGACTGCAACTTTGAAACTGcttacagacataactacatCAAGCATAGCAAGGTCCATAAGGAATCTGTCGCTTTTAAATGTGATAAATGCCCTTTTACCACCAGATTTGAAGGGCATATCACTAGACATTTAGCGAAAATTCATAACGAAGTCACAGAAAAGGCCAATAAGTGCGAACTGTGCGATTTCTCTACTAAAACTAGATGGAGATTGAAAATACATGTGAATAGAATGAAAAAGGAGCAAGCGTTGAAATGTAGTTTTTGCGAATTTGAAACTTTTTACACATGCGCCTATAAAAAACATAAAGTAGACCATTATaatgaaatttatattaatCCTAAACGCACCAAAAACACTTTAAGCTCAGAACAGCAAGATATTAATGAATCACAAGATAAAATTCAGGAGACACCAGAAATTGACTTGACGTTCCATAATTATATACCGAATGAACCGGAGAATCATAATAAATACAACTTAGATCCGAATTGCGTTGATTGGAATAACATTCAAGTTTTAGAAACCGATGATAAGGAAAGGCCTTTTCAGTGTCATATGTGTGCATATACTTCAAAATTTAAAGCGTCAGTACAAAGACATTTCCAAAGACACCACACCGGAAGCCACAACAGACCGTACAAATGTGTGAACTGCGATTTTTCAACTAAAACTAAGGACCAAATCGCTTTACACAATAAAAGGAGCGTATCCGACATCCGACTTTTCTGTAACATTTGCAAATTTCAAACTTCATACAAATGTCAATTCGTTATGCACCAAAAATGTCATTACGCTTACAAATGTACCGCTTGCAATTATTCTTGTAAACACAAGTATGAGTTGCAGAGGCATTACGGTATAATGCATCTCGGGAATGGTATTAAATGCAGATTTTGCGAGTACAAAGCATCTAGAAAGGATAGCGTACTTTGTCATGAAACTATTCACACCGGGATGAAGCCATTTAAATGTGAGTACTGTGATTATACATCCATAAGAAAATCTCTGTTAGACAACCATGTGAAGCGGTACCATAGCGATATAAAGAAGGACATAACTATAGTAAGCGAGAGTAAAATACAGAGTTTGAAGATACCGCTGGTTCTACGGGAGTCCACAGATTTATGTAAGGAAAATCAGGACCATGGTGAACCAAAAGAATAa